The Prevotella sp. E2-28 genome includes the window TGGAGCAACAACAGTGCAAAGGAATACAGAATCAACGTCACCTTTCCACTCAAACTCACCGTCGCTTACAACGAGCGTGTCAAGTGGGTCAGAACTTTCAGGGGCGAATGGATAGATGAGCAGTGTGTCACCGTCATCAATACCTTCTACAACACCTTTCACCTTGAATCCATTAGAATTACACGATGTCATAGAAATAGCTGCAATAGCTAATCCGATAATGAATTTCAGTCTTTTCATCCCCTTTTTCAATTAAATTGTCTATACTAAATACTGGTCACTGATACTCTCGTTCTCAATGACACGACGGATAGTCTCAGCAAACATATCAGCAACACTGATCTGCTTAACCTTGGCACAACGTTGAGTATAAGGAATAGAGTCTGTGAAAACAATCTCTTCAAGAGCAGATTCCTGTACACGGTCACTAGCAGGACCACTCATCACACAGTGAGATGCACATGCACGTACACTCTTCGCACCTGCCGCCATCATCAAGTCGGCTGCTTTGGTGATAGTGCCTGCGGTATCTACCATATCATCAATAATGACTACGTTCTTTCCTTCGACATCACCAATAATCTGCATTGTAGCAACGACATTGGCACGTGCGCGGGTCTTGTTGCAAAGTACTAGCGGACAACCCAGATACTTAGCATAAGTGTTGGCACGCTTAGAACCACCTACGTCAGGAGAAGCAATCACCAAATCGTCAAGTTGCAGACTCTGCAGATAGGGTAGGATAACGCCTGAAGCATAGAGATGATCTACAGGTACATTAAAGAATCCCTGAATCTGATCAGCATGTAAATCCATCGTAATAACACGATTAACACCAGCTACGCTCAGCAAATCGGCAATCAGTTTGGCGCCGATGCTAACGCGGGGTTTGTCCTTACGGTCTTGACGTGCCCAACCGAAATAGGGAATTACAGCGTTAATGGTACGAGCAGAAGCGCGCTTGGCAGCATCAATCATCAGGAGCAGCTCCATCAGATTGTCACTATTAGGGAATGTGCTCTGTACGAGGAAGATGTCTCGTCCACGAATAGATTCCTCATAAGACACAGCAAATTCTCCGTCAGAGAATTTCGTGATTTGCAATTTACCAAGGGGGCACCCCAGACTTTGGCAGATTTTCTCAGCCAGGTATCTGGTTGCTGTACCAGAGAACACCATGTAAGAATCTTGTGTTGTCATTACTTTTTATAGTTCGTAAAATTGAATTGTAATTTAATTGGCTGCTTTTTGCAATTTCTGGAAATGCGAAATCAAATCTTTGTAGTCTTGTTCCTGATGAATATTAAAACGATTCCAAAGATCACCACAGATGACTACGCCACCAAAGCCCAGATCACGCATTTGCCTGATATTGTCTAGATTAATACCACCCATAGCGTAAACGTGTTTATCTATGAGTCCTTTCTTACTGGCTTCACGTAATTCTTCCTCAGTCAGTGTTTGCTTGTCATTAGGATTACTCTGACTATCAAAGATCGTTTTCAGAAACACATAATCAGCCTTTTTCTTGGCGTCATGCAGCTCACTGATTTTATGACAAGTACAACTGAAGTGTCCTTTATATCCATAGGGCAACTCCGCATCAGCCGTATTAAGATGAATGCCTTTTAAACCAAACTCTTCACGTAGATAAAAATGGTCGTGAACAGATATTTTCCTGTAGTAATCCTCAGGAAGGAGGGTGAGTAATCGTTCGGAATACACTGGTTCCGAACCTGGTTTGTATAAGTGCAGATTGTCCATCCCTTCTTCGAAAAGAGTGGTCAGGATTTTGTCTTCCTCCACGAAAAACGTGGCCTTTGTCAGGATGATAAGTTTCATCTACAACCCATTTATTAGAAAAGCCCCATCCGTTAAGAATAAGGGCTTTATGTAATTAAGTGATTCCGTCGGGATTCGAACCCGAGACCCACAGCTTAGAAGGCTGTTGCTCTATCCAGCTGAGCTACGGAACCAGCCTCGCCTGAGGATTGTCCCTCATTTGCGAGTGCAAAGGTACTCTTTTTTTATGAATTCACCAAATTTTAAAGCAGCGAAAGCAAAAAAAACTTGTTTTCTTTGCTGAGTCGCGAGAAAATTCGAGGTTGCCCTCAAATTTTAGACCTTAAATCTGATGTACGATCTGTCATCAAATGAATTATTTCCCTCTGTAAAGGCTTTCGTTGCCTTAAACTGCCCAATATTCAGCGGATCTTCTTCCTTTTGTCGTGCAAGCCGCTGTTCTGACTCCTCAAGTGTACTGCACAAGAATGGATAGCCATCGCTGGCCAACACAATCTCCCACGGCTGGAAGTCGAGTGTTATAACGCGTACATATTGTTCTGGAATATGGAATCCGTCAATGACGCTATAAGTTACGTTTTGCAGTTTCATGGTCTCCAGCATCCGTGGAATAATCTGTTGACGTGCCGTATCGTTTGTAAGATAGTGTTCTTTGGGCTCCTCACCTGATAGGATTATTTGCGCCCTTTGCTCTGCCAACTCCTGTTCATAGGGTTTTGGATTATCGTAGAATTCACCACCAACCAGACATTGACAGTCGCCTATCATCCATATTTCACGCCTCACTCTACTGAAAATAATTGCACTGGCTGTGAGCCTTTCCTCTGGATGTTCAGCCAAATGGGGAATCTCTGAGTTCTTATAGTGCTTACGGATTTTCTTGGTTACACCTACGCAGAAGTCATGGCACGAAATATTCTTTGGCGCTTTGCGAATGAACTTCTCGATAATCTGCATGGCATAGCGTCCGTTACTTTTGAAATAACTATAACGACGATTGGTTTTTGATGTGGAACCATCGATAACTGCAATGAAGTCATCAGTGACGACGATTCCGTCCTCGCTTTTCCTCTTGGGGTCTTTCGCTATGATGCTTTGCTCGAGAATTATCATTGTTAAAATTTGGATTATACGATTTGGGCTTATTACTTGCTGAAGCGCGTTGTTCGCCATACGGACGCTTATCGCTATACGGACGATAGTTGTTGCCTTGTGATGGTGGCATGCCGCTATACAGCTTTGCAATCAAGTCAGAACGGCCAATGCGGCGTAACGACTGCTCGATGCCACGACGTTCTTCGGGCTTGTACCAGAAGAAGAACTGACGCTGCGCCAACTTGTCCTTTGGAGTTTTGGCGCTAAACACGGGTTGTAGCGTATAAGGATCGTAGCCTGTGTACCACGTTTCAGTGGCATTGGTAAGTGGCGTTGGCGTAAAGTCCTGCACCTGTTCGAGATGAAAATCAAGCCCCTTGGTTATCACAGCCAACTCGGCCATATCCTCCTCCTGACAACCTGGATGGCTCGAGATGAAGTAAGGGATGATTTGCTGGCGAAGTCCCTCCTCGCGATTAATACGATCGAAGATGCGCTTAAACTCGTAGAACTGCTGGAATGAGGGCTTGCGCATGAGATAGAGAACACGGTCGCTGGTGTGCTCAGGGGCTACCTTCAGACGTCCTGACACATGACGGGTAATCAGTTCGCGGGTGTACTCCATAGCGGCCTTGTTGCTGGCCTCGTCCTTACTCTTATATAATAATAGGTCGTAGCGAACACCACTGCCTATATAGCTGTGCTTGATGCCTGGAAGGGCATCTACAGAGCGATAGATATCAAGCAACTTAGAATGATCGGTATTGAGGTTAGGGCATATCTGCGGGTGCACACATGATGGGCGACGGCACTTTTCGCAGGCATTCTTGTTGCGTCCACTCATGCCGTACATATTGGCCGATGGACCACCCAAGTCTGAAAGATTACCCTTAAAGTCGGGCATCTGGATAACCTGTTTTACCTCACGAAGAATACTCTCTTTTGAACGGCAGGTTATAAATTTGCCCTGGTGAGCCGAAATAGTACAGAAGGCGCATCCGCCAAAACAACCGCGATGGATGTTTACGCTGAACTTAATCATATCGTAAGCCGGAATGCGCTTGCCCTTATATTTTGGGTGTGGCTGGCGGGTGTAGGGCAAATCGAACGATGCGTCGAGCTCCTCGGTAGTCATCGGGGGATATGGCGGGTTGATAACCACGTACCTGCCATCAACGCCCTGCAGCAGGCGCTGGGCGTGCATCATGTTAGATTGCTCCTCTACATTCTTAAAGTTCTCAGCCTGAGCCTTTTTGTTTTTGAGGCACTCCTCGTGTGAATGCAGCACAATGTCGCGATCGGTAATGCCGCCCAGGATATCCTCCTTGCGCGATAGATAAACGGTTTGCGGCAGGTCACGAATATCGCGAATGTTCTCGCCGGCAGCCAGTCGGCGTGCCAACTCGATAGTAACTTTCTCGCCCATGCCGTAGGTAATCATATCGGCAGGCGAATAGCACAGCAGACACTTCTTCAGGCTGTCGCTCCAGTAATCGTAATGACTCAAGCGGCGCAGCGAGGCCTCAATACCGCCCAGTACTACGGGTACATCGGGATACAGTTCCTTAAGGATTTTGGCGTAAACGATGGTAGGGTACTCGGGACGCATGTCGTGGCGACCGTCGGGGCTATAAGCATCCTCGGAACGCAGACGGCGAGCGGCGGTGTACTTGTTTACCATTGAGTCCATGCAACCTGGGGCTATACCGAAGAAAAGGCGAGGTCGTCCTAACTTCTTAAAGTCGCGATAGTCGCCATGCCAGTCGGGCTGGGGCACGATGGCCACACGGAACCCCGCGGCCTCGAGTGTGCGGCCAATAACGGCGGCACCAAAAGATGGGTGATCTACATAAGCATCACCCGAGAACAGAATCACATCTACGTAATCCCATCCTCGCAGTTCCAGTTCTTTTTTGGTAGTCGGTAGAAAATCAGTCAGCCGATACTCCATCTTCTATTTGGTTCTTCTTCCAGTCAAGGAACAGTTTTGTTAAGTTCTGCAATCCCAGTGCTTTCATGTTCGGATGATAGATCACATCCAGACAGAGGTCCAGTAATTGTTTATCGCGTCCAGCTTCCGACTCCAGCAGAGAGCGAATGTTCAGCTTGAGTTTATCAAGCACGTCTTCATCTACATATCCATTGGAATCTATGAGGTCACGAAGTAGTTGATATTGCTCTATAGTAGCCAGATGCTGCTCGCTTACTTCGATACTTCTTGTACCTGAAGCGTTAGTTTGAATCTTTGCCATAATTATCTGTTAATTAAAAATTTAAGTATTCCTCGCATAATCAGTTCCTGCTGTTTCTTATCTTTAATACACTCGAATGGGAATCCCATCGTAAAGGCTCGGTAGTCATTACCTTGATAAGCCACAGCAGCACAGGTATTATTGTTATATACCATCGTTGGGAAGGCATTCATAGTAGAGGCTGATAGGACATCACTTTGCATGGCGGCATAATGCGTCTCGTTCAACTGACGATAGAATTTGAAGTCCACGCCTAGTCCGTTCACGTTCTCACTCAACTCATTGTTAGTGCCCTCATAATTCACGTTCAGCACTTCCGAAAGGAATGCTTGGTCTTCCGTCGAAGTCATATCAGAGCCCACATAGGCACCACTCACAAATAGGTTTCCACCGTAGGCCGTATAGTCTCTCAGACGTTCTTGCATAGACTGATGAAAACTCTTATATGGTACCAGACTATGTCCGTCATTCTTTTCCAGTCCCAATATCAGGTCAATGATATCGTACCTGTTCAGGTCGCAGTCACCGTTTTCTATCGCCACCGATGAACTGCTCACAATATTATATTCGCCCGCAGTCTTAATAGCATTAGCATGGGTAGTCACATAGTTAAAGTCATTTCCTGCGATAAACATACCCTGCAAATCTGGCGTGGTATATCCTAATCCAGTGGAATCCTCCACGCCAATCTTCTTGACGTCAAAAATACGCTGAACGCCCAGCCATCCTGCCGTTCTTCCGTACGACACACCAATATCCTCATTCAGGTCGAATCCTTGTCCCACCTTGCTGATAGCAGGTGACGACAGACGGTTAAATCCGTTGATAATCATCACCGTTCTTACTGAATTAGGATTATAGAGTGCCACCAGTTCCTCCGTCGGGAAACTTTCTCCACCCTCATTAATGGCTGTCACGCGAAAGCGATACAACACATAAGGTCTCAACTTCAATTTGCACGAGGTGCCGCGCAGTAATGTGCCGTTATCAAAACCGGCATCATCTTGAGCAATATAAAGGACATAACCTGTAGGCTTTGATGTAGGCTCTTGTCCGTCTATGATACCCTGCCAACTAAGGCACGCCTCATTATGCTCTCCTGTCAACTCCACATGAAAGCGGTTAGGAGTCAGCGGTTGCACCACACAGTCCTGATGATGGCCCTTCGTCATGTAGCGCAACAGTGTCTTATAAATAGAGCGTGCCAGCGTAAAGCGGAAGTTTGGGTCCAGTCCGTAACGCATATCCCCGAAATTCTGATGCGACAAGGTCTCCAAGATAGAACTTGGCACTACTGGCACACGTGTCTCGTTGTAGTTACGATCTCTAACCTGTCTCTTGGTCCATTCACCATAATTATATGTCAGGTCTGTGGTCACATTATCCAGCAAGGCCGTTGCCAATTCACGCGACACCTCTCTGCTCAGACCGGCAGCCAGTTGCTTATCACCATTCTGTGTTGTACAGATAGAAAGAGATCCGTACACACCTTCACCCGTCTCGGTGTAACCTGCATCGCTGTGAACAGCCAGTGACAACTCTATGGGCACATGGCGACCTACGGAGTCAGGAGCAAATACAGAACCGCCACAAAGCAGGTTAGTCATCAGTGAGCGTGCGTTCAAATCGTCACCGTAATCATCTACGCCGTTCTTGCAGCTATATATCTCATACGGCATTCCTGCCCACTGGGCATAATAGCGTGCACCCTCCAGGCAGCGGGGCAAGCCACTCGTCTCTCCGCCACGCTCCACATTTCCCATACCTCCACCAAAGCGCACTGCATCAGTAGTTACTATACCCTTGTGTTTACTGAGGTTTGACACGACGACCTTGTTCTTCTCACTGCATCCCTTGTCAAAATCAAAGGTTCCCAGATAGACCCAAGTAAAACCGCCCATCTGCTGGTTCACGGCAAACTCAGTCTTCTGCCCTTTGTGATATACGGTATAATGAGCATCGTCAATGCTGTTCTCTACCGTCTGGTAACTCACATACACCGCATAGCGACCATCCTCAGGGATATCCGGCTGATAGGTCACGGTGCTCAGTCTTGATGTGCTATGCGTGCTCTCAGCCATACGAGCCGTACCAGCCATAAACGGGTTGTCCTTGTCTTTGTAATTACCTTTGTGATAGGCAAAGCCCTGACTTGGAGCTGTTTCCCATTCATATCTCAGACTGTGCTCCTGGTAATTCACAAGTGAAGGCATGTTGTCATTATCTACGATAACCTCATTACGCTGCCAGTCGCGTTCACGCGGTGTGAATACTGTGGCGCCTGCGTTTTCCAGCATCGGTATAAGGTATGGCACCACAATGGTTTGTGTAAAGAGATCTTCCGTCGTTCCATACAAAGGTGGACGTTGCCAGCGCCAGCGCCCTTCGTGATTATCGAAATAGCGCCCGTGACTAGCCCAGATGGAGATATGCCTTCCCGCCAGTCCCTGTTCAATAGAGTAGGGGCGCGAGGTATTCTTGACCCAAGGCTCTCCTTTATAATCTATATTCCCCCATATAGCCTGTGCTGACAGACTCTGGGAGACTGTCAGCAACAATAAGCTCATGAAGAGATTCGTAAATCTACACATTACCAATAGTAAACAATTCAGGCCGCTTGCCCTTGAAATCTTTGAAGTATAGTTTAATCTCACGCATGTCGGCCTCTAGGTCACCAGTTGGCCTAATGGTCTTGGTGCACTGAATGTGTTTCTTCTCATAGTCTAATCCATACAGCAGAATAGGTATCTCAGCTTTCAGGGCTATGAAATAAAAGCCCTTCTTCCATTCCTCCACACGTGCTCTTGTTCCCTCGGGCGTGATGCAAAGGTGGAATATCTTAGCCTGCTTGGCCGTCTCTGCCATAGAATCAGTCATGCTGGTGTGCTTCTGGCGATACACGGGTATGCCACCCATGCTTTTGAACAGTGGTCCCAATGGCCAGAAGAACCATTCCTTTTTCATTAAAAAGTTACTGCCCAGCCCTTTTGCGCCATTATACAGTTGACCTATCAGAAAGTCCCAGTTGCTGGTGTGCGGAGCCAGACAGATAATATATTTCTCAGGGTGTTCTTCTGTTACTTCAGCAGTCCACCCCATTTTCTTAAATAATAACCAGTTACAAAATTTCTTCCACATTTACAAGTTGTTTATTTGATCGGCGATTTCGCTAGCCTGTGCAGCAAACTTCTCTCGCAAATCCTTGTAATATGCTTTCGCCTGAATACCAGGTTCAGGGTGTGATACGCGACTGATAAAGTTACGCTGTGTTTTAACAAGTGCCACAAGTACCGCCTCGGTGTTGTCCTTGTGCGATTCTGTTCCATACAGTGAAGCAGCTACAGCCTCAGTAAACAGTTCTTCACAAATCTGGTTAATAGCCTTCTTAAGTGTTCTTTTGTTTGCCATAGTCTTAAATATAAAATAGTACAGATTCAACTGCAAAGATAAACACTTTATTTTAAACCACCAAATTTTCAGGGACTTTTCCTACTTGATTTCCCATCCAATAGCAGAAGCACCCAGTACAGCAGCTGAAGCACCGTCAAGGGCACTAATCAGGAACTGCGCCTTACCGCGGAATGGTTTCATCACATGAGCATCATAAGCCTCGCGAATAGGCTTCATAATCAGTTCGCCTGCCTTCGTCATACCACCGAAGAAGATAAATGCCTCAGGCGATGAGAAAGCTGCGAAGTCTGCACAAGCCTCGCCCAGCATCTTTCCGGTGAACTCATAGATTTCCAGTGCCAGTTTATCGCCCTTTTCTGCAGCGATACTAACATCCAGTGAGGTGATTTCTTCGGCATTCATGTTACGAAGCAGTGACGGACGTGTGGTAGTCTGAAGCAGTTCGCGAGCTGTGCGTGCCACGCCCGTAGCAGAACAGTAGGCTTCCAAACAACCCGTACGACCGCATCCGCAGGGACGACCCTCAGCACCACGTACCATCGTGACGTGTCCCAGCTCTCCTGCAAAACCGTCATGTCCGTAAAGCAGCTGTCCGTTAGCCACGATACCCGAACCTACACCAGTACCCAGTGTAATAACGATAAAGTCCTTCATGCCACGTGCAGCACCATATACCATTTCACCTACGGCAGCAGCGTTAGCATCATTTGTCAGACCTACGGGGATTCCCTCCAGTCGGTCAGAGAACATCTTTGCCAGTGGCACGATGCAGTCATGTGCCCAAGGCAGATTGGGAGCAAATTCAATGGTTCCTTTATAATAATTAGCGTTAGGAGCACCTATACCCATAGCCTTGATTTTGCTGATGCCACCCACCTGTTCAATGATGGGCTGCAGAGCTGCCACGCAAGCATCCACATAGGATTCTGCTGTGGCGTGACCGCCAGTTTTGATAGCTGTGGTAGCCTTGATTTCTCCACGTGCATCAACGATTCCGAAAACGGAGTTTGTACCTCCCAGGTCAAGACCTATTACATAGGGCTTTATTCCTTGTTGTTCCATATGTTTTTTAGTTTTAGTTTGAATTTATGCGCTTTAGACTGCAAAGATAATAAATAATTGCGAATTTGCAACAGATAATTGTTATATATTTCATAACAAAAGCATTTTTTTTACTTTTCACTTTTTACTTTTCACTTTTTTTTGTACCTTTGCAAACACTATGACATTCTACGTAAACACGATACCCAATTTATTGGATATAGTCTTCAAAGGACTGTTAATTGGCATCATCGCTTCTGCACCTATGGGACCCGTTGGTGTACTTTGCGTTCAACGTACACTGAACAAAGGACGTTGGTATGGCTTCGTCACGGGCTGTGGCGCTGCCTTGAGCGATATTATATACGCTGGTATCACGGGATTGGGCATGGGTATGGTAGTAGATTTGGTAAGCAATGAGACCAATCGTTTCTATCTCCAGATAGCCGGTAGCCTGATGCTTCTGGCCTTTGGAATCTTCACTTATCGCACAGACCCCACTAAGCGCATACGAAAGCCTGGACAGAAGAAAGGCACGCTGACCCATAACGGCATCACAGCCTTCTTTGTCACATTAAGCAATCCGCTGATTATCTTCCTCTTTATGGCTTTGTATGCCCAGTTCTCATTTGGTCTTCAACCCGAAAGGCCTATTGAACTGGTTGCCGGTTTCACCAGCATCGTTGGCGGTGCCCTGCTTTGGTGGTGGGGCCTCACGTGGCTGGTTGACAAGATCCGCCTGAAGTTCGATAATAACGGTATTCGCCTCATTAATCAGATTATCGGCATGGTGGTTATGCTGGGCAGTGTTATCATCTTACTCACTACGCTGTTCAGCCTTCATCTCTATAATATTTTCTAGGTTATATATATGTTTGTAGCACAGGAATTACGTAAAAAGAATATTGCGGAATACCTGCTCTATATGTGGCAGGTAGAGGACACCATACGTGCTTTCGGCTGTTCGCTGGCACGTATTCGTCGTGAGTATATCGACCGTTTCGATTATAACGAGGAGCAGAAAGACGAGGAGGCCGACTGGTTTGGCAACCTCATTAAGATGATGAACGAGGAGGGCTGTCGTGAGCAGGGCCACCTACAGATTAATAAGGTGACACTGCAGTTGCTCACCGAGCTTCATCAGCAGTTGCTATCCTCATCTAAATTTCCCTTCTATAATGCCGAGTATTACAAGGTGCTGCCCTTTATCGTGGAACTGCGCAACCGTGGTGCCAATAAGGAAGAGGGCGAGATAGAGACTTGCCTGAACCTGCTCTATGGCGTTATGATGCTGCGCTTGCAGAAGAAGGAGATTACCACCAGCACCGAGCACGCCCTGAAGGAGGTTTCAACCTTTATCGGTATGCTCAGCGATTATTATAAGAAGGATAAAGAAGAACCCTTAGAGTTCTAACAGAAATATATTGGCGTAGCTCATGAACATACTTGTAACAGGATGCAACGGTCAGTTAGGCAACGAAATGCAGTTGCTGGAGAAAGAGAACCCGCAACACACCTATTTTAATACTGACGTGCAGGAGCTGGACATCACCGACCAGGCAGCTATCAATGCTTTTGTAGAGGAACATCACATTGACGGCATCGTTAACTGTGCCGCCTATACCGCTGTTGACAAAGCCGAGGAAAACGAGGCATTGTGTCAACTTCTCAATGCCGAGGCACCTGCTTTCCTGGCTCATGCCGTTGGCCAGCGTGGCGGATGGATGATTCAGATTTCTACCGACTATGTGTTCGACGGTACTAACTGCACCCCTTATACCGAGGAGGAAGACACCTGTCCAAACAGTGTTTACGGAAAGACAAAGTTGGTGGGCGAGTTCAATGTGCAGAAACTGTGTCAGCAGTCCATGATTATCCGCACGGCATGGCTTTACTCTACATTTGGCAATAACTTTGTGAAGACCATGCTTCGCTTAGGCAAAGAGAAACCTGAACTGGGTGTTATCTTTGACCAAATAGGTACGCCTACGTATGCACGCGATTTGGCAGTAGCTATCTTTGCAGCCATCAATCAGGGCGTGAAGCCAGGCATCTATCATTTCTCTAACGAAGGTGTCATCTCATGGTACGACTTCACCAAGGCTATCCATCGCATCGCAGGCATCACCACCTGCAGAGTGCGCCCCTTGCATACCTCTGAATACCCCACACCCGCAGCACGTCCTCATTACAGCGTGCTCGATAAGACGAAGATAAAGAATACATACAACATAGAGATACCTTATTGGGAAGATTCCCTTGCAGAATGTATTAAGAAATTATGAATCAGGAGATAGAAAGAAGAAGAACATTTGCGATTATTTCGCACCCCGATGCCGGTAAGACCACACTGACTGAGAAGTTCCTGCTCTTTGGCGGACAGATTCAGGTGGCTGGCGCAGTGAAAAGTAACAAGATTAAGAAGACCGCCACGTCTGACTGGATGGAGATCGAGAAGCAGCGTGGTATCTCGGTATCGACCTCTGTGATGGAGTTCGACTATACCCCCGATGGTAAGGACATTGAATACAAAGTAAACATCCTCGACACCCCGGGTCACCAGGACTTTGCCGAGGACACCTTCCGCACGCTGACCGCTGTTGACTCGGCTATCATCGTGGTTGACGGTGCCAAGGGTGTTGAGACTCAGACACGCAAGCTGATGACCGTGTGTCGTATGCGTAAGACGCCAGTCATTATCTTCGTTAATAAGATGGACCGTGAAGGTCGCGACCCCTTCGACCTGCTCGACGAGTTGGAACAGGAACTGGAGATTAAGGTGCGCCCCCTCTCTTGGCCTATCAATCAGGGTGCCAAGTTCAAGGGCGTCTATAACATCTACGAGCAGAAGCTCGACCTCTTCACGCCCGATAAGCAGCGCGTCACTGAGAAAGTCAGTGTAGAAATCAGTTCCTCTGAGCTCGACGAGCGTATTGGTGAAGCCGATGCCGCTAAACTGCGCGAGGACCTGGAACTGGTTGATGGTGTTTATCCTGAGTTCGATGTTGAGACCTATCGCTCGGCTGAGGTGGCTCCCGTGTTCTTCGGTTCTGCATTGAATAACTTCGGTGTGCAGGAGCTGTTGAACTGCTTCGTAGAGATTGCCCCCAGTCCTCGTCCCACAAAGGCTGAGGAGCGCGAGGTGCAGCCCGAGGAGCAGAAGTTCACTGGCTTTATCTTCAAGATTACCGCTAATATCGACCCCAACCACCGTTCATGTATCGCTTTCTGTAAGGTATGCTCTGGCAAGTTCCAGCGTAACGTGCCTTACCTGCATGTGCGTCAGGGAAAGACCATGCGCTTCACCTCGCCCACGCAGTTCATGGCCCAGCGTAAGAGCACTATCGACGAGGCTTGGCCAGGCGATATCGTAGGTCTGCCTGATACCGGTGGTATATTTAAAATAGGTGACACCATTACCGAGGGTGAGCAACTGCATTTCCGTGGACTTCCCTCGTTCTCACCAGAGCTGTTTAAGTATATCGAGAATGATGACCCCATGAAGTCAAAGCAGCTCCAGAAAGGTATCGACCAGTTGATGGACGAAGGTGTGGCTCAGCTCTTTGTCAACCAGTTCAACAACCGTAAGATTATCGGTACCGTAGGTCAACTGCAGTTCGAGGTTATTCAGTATCGCTTGGAGAACGAATATAACGCCAAGTGCCGCTGGGAGCCTGTACACCTGTATAAAGCCTGCTGGATTTCCAGCGACGACGAAAAGGAACTCGAGAACTTCAAGAAGCGTAAGTACCAGTATATGGCGAAGGATA containing:
- a CDS encoding ROK family protein; this translates as MEQQGIKPYVIGLDLGGTNSVFGIVDARGEIKATTAIKTGGHATAESYVDACVAALQPIIEQVGGISKIKAMGIGAPNANYYKGTIEFAPNLPWAHDCIVPLAKMFSDRLEGIPVGLTNDANAAAVGEMVYGAARGMKDFIVITLGTGVGSGIVANGQLLYGHDGFAGELGHVTMVRGAEGRPCGCGRTGCLEAYCSATGVARTARELLQTTTRPSLLRNMNAEEITSLDVSIAAEKGDKLALEIYEFTGKMLGEACADFAAFSSPEAFIFFGGMTKAGELIMKPIREAYDAHVMKPFRGKAQFLISALDGASAAVLGASAIGWEIK
- a CDS encoding LysE family translocator, which produces MTFYVNTIPNLLDIVFKGLLIGIIASAPMGPVGVLCVQRTLNKGRWYGFVTGCGAALSDIIYAGITGLGMGMVVDLVSNETNRFYLQIAGSLMLLAFGIFTYRTDPTKRIRKPGQKKGTLTHNGITAFFVTLSNPLIIFLFMALYAQFSFGLQPERPIELVAGFTSIVGGALLWWWGLTWLVDKIRLKFDNNGIRLINQIIGMVVMLGSVIILLTTLFSLHLYNIF
- a CDS encoding DUF4924 family protein, whose protein sequence is MFVAQELRKKNIAEYLLYMWQVEDTIRAFGCSLARIRREYIDRFDYNEEQKDEEADWFGNLIKMMNEEGCREQGHLQINKVTLQLLTELHQQLLSSSKFPFYNAEYYKVLPFIVELRNRGANKEEGEIETCLNLLYGVMMLRLQKKEITTSTEHALKEVSTFIGMLSDYYKKDKEEPLEF
- the rfbD gene encoding dTDP-4-dehydrorhamnose reductase; amino-acid sequence: MNILVTGCNGQLGNEMQLLEKENPQHTYFNTDVQELDITDQAAINAFVEEHHIDGIVNCAAYTAVDKAEENEALCQLLNAEAPAFLAHAVGQRGGWMIQISTDYVFDGTNCTPYTEEEDTCPNSVYGKTKLVGEFNVQKLCQQSMIIRTAWLYSTFGNNFVKTMLRLGKEKPELGVIFDQIGTPTYARDLAVAIFAAINQGVKPGIYHFSNEGVISWYDFTKAIHRIAGITTCRVRPLHTSEYPTPAARPHYSVLDKTKIKNTYNIEIPYWEDSLAECIKKL
- a CDS encoding peptide chain release factor 3, coding for MNQEIERRRTFAIISHPDAGKTTLTEKFLLFGGQIQVAGAVKSNKIKKTATSDWMEIEKQRGISVSTSVMEFDYTPDGKDIEYKVNILDTPGHQDFAEDTFRTLTAVDSAIIVVDGAKGVETQTRKLMTVCRMRKTPVIIFVNKMDREGRDPFDLLDELEQELEIKVRPLSWPINQGAKFKGVYNIYEQKLDLFTPDKQRVTEKVSVEISSSELDERIGEADAAKLREDLELVDGVYPEFDVETYRSAEVAPVFFGSALNNFGVQELLNCFVEIAPSPRPTKAEEREVQPEEQKFTGFIFKITANIDPNHRSCIAFCKVCSGKFQRNVPYLHVRQGKTMRFTSPTQFMAQRKSTIDEAWPGDIVGLPDTGGIFKIGDTITEGEQLHFRGLPSFSPELFKYIENDDPMKSKQLQKGIDQLMDEGVAQLFVNQFNNRKIIGTVGQLQFEVIQYRLENEYNAKCRWEPVHLYKACWISSDDEKELENFKKRKYQYMAKDKEGRDVFLADSGYVLQMAQQDFEHIQFHFTSEF